In a genomic window of Streptomyces sp. NBC_01231:
- a CDS encoding amidohydrolase translates to MSGSPADLIITGCTVLVHDDQERIGFEEDAAIVVRDGLVASVTTAAAVADRAAGERLDARGQIALPGLVNCHTHAPMVALRGLAEDLPTEEWFNDVVWPMESNLTEKDVELGARLACAEMIRGGVTCFADHYFAMDAVAAVVAETGIRAHLGEAYFSSQGPQGRERSLEFALRHRDGADGRITTALAPHAPYTVDDADLAATAELSHAHGLPVHIHASENREQTDTSLARHGITPIEVLKRTGILDTDVLLAHGTGIVERDLPLLEGAEGRTAVATAPRGYLKFAWPTTTPVRALHDIGVPVGLATDGAASNNSLDVWESMALTALVQKSTTGDPRWLTSRRALHHATLQSARAVGLGEAVGSIAQGRRADLVLVDLTGPHTQPVHDLAATLVHSARSADVRTTIVDGRILMRDRELLTIDVPAVVTELAERLPALVDRSHGRRIQDYDT, encoded by the coding sequence ATGAGTGGCTCTCCCGCTGATCTCATCATTACCGGATGCACCGTCCTCGTGCACGACGATCAAGAGCGGATCGGGTTCGAGGAGGACGCCGCGATCGTCGTACGGGACGGACTCGTCGCGTCCGTGACGACCGCCGCCGCGGTCGCGGACCGGGCGGCCGGTGAACGTCTCGACGCGCGCGGCCAGATCGCCCTGCCGGGGCTGGTCAACTGCCACACCCACGCCCCGATGGTCGCCCTGCGCGGCCTCGCCGAGGACCTGCCCACCGAGGAGTGGTTCAACGACGTCGTCTGGCCCATGGAGTCCAACCTCACCGAGAAGGACGTGGAGTTGGGGGCGAGGCTCGCCTGCGCCGAGATGATCCGGGGCGGCGTCACCTGCTTCGCGGATCACTACTTCGCCATGGACGCGGTGGCCGCCGTCGTCGCCGAGACCGGGATCCGCGCCCACCTCGGGGAGGCGTACTTCTCCTCTCAGGGGCCCCAAGGGCGGGAGAGGTCACTGGAGTTCGCGCTACGACACCGTGACGGTGCCGACGGCCGCATCACCACCGCCCTTGCCCCGCACGCCCCTTACACCGTGGACGACGCCGACCTCGCCGCCACCGCCGAACTCTCCCACGCGCACGGCCTTCCCGTGCACATCCACGCCTCCGAGAACCGCGAGCAGACCGACACCAGCCTCGCCCGGCACGGCATCACCCCGATCGAGGTCCTCAAGCGCACCGGGATCCTCGACACGGACGTCCTCCTCGCCCACGGCACCGGCATCGTCGAACGCGACCTCCCACTCCTCGAAGGCGCCGAAGGGCGTACGGCCGTCGCCACCGCGCCCCGCGGCTACCTCAAGTTCGCCTGGCCCACCACCACACCGGTCCGCGCCCTGCACGACATCGGGGTGCCCGTCGGACTCGCCACCGACGGAGCGGCCTCCAACAACTCCCTCGACGTGTGGGAGTCGATGGCGCTCACCGCACTGGTCCAGAAGTCCACGACCGGCGACCCGCGCTGGCTGACCTCCCGGCGGGCCCTGCACCACGCCACTCTGCAGAGTGCCCGGGCGGTCGGTCTCGGCGAGGCCGTCGGCAGCATCGCGCAGGGCCGACGGGCCGACCTCGTCCTCGTCGACCTCACCGGCCCGCACACCCAGCCCGTCCACGACCTCGCCGCGACCCTCGTGCACAGCGCCCGCTCCGCCGACGTCCGTACGACGATCGTCGACGGAAGGATCCTGATGCGCGACCGCGAACTGCTGACGATCGACGTCCCCGCGGTGGTGACGGAGTTGGCGGAGCGGCTGCCCGCCCTCGTCGACCGGAGCCACGGCAGGCGCATCCAGGACTACGACACCTGA
- a CDS encoding ABC transporter ATP-binding protein/permease, with product MGWNSHADAFLELNFRAMVTRLPSLLTASFRLAWQADRRAARTVLAAEVGRGLTQAVSLLAVNSVLGRLIGGGVLEDRLRGAVPALVVMAAAMLVGALLRAASTYATGRLEPKVERVATERYLERAATVELAAIEDHAFHKLLDTAQYGASSARRMISYATRVVNAMISLIAAAGVLTVLHPALLPLLVTMTLPSAWSALTMARRRYESFHAWVQHARAGRLLGALLIEPEAAPEIRVHGVGPFLLRHFRAMSETAEAEQARLARLAARTGLIAAAWTGLATAATYATLGGLLLAGAMALSVAGTAVIAIRTGSQSLDTLVVEVNALHEEALFVGDLQRLYVEAAERAIPVGGVDLPAEPREIRFENVSFTYPGDATRPALDDVTLSFPLGKIVALVGENGSGKTTLVKLLAGLYAPDGGRILWDDVDAATADRHLLAERVAMVAQDFKRWPFTARVNVAVGRSSAPLTDERLTEAVAEAGAEEVVVDLPLGLDTLLARNFSGGHELSGGQWQRLGIARAAYRRARILIVDEPTAALDARAELEVFEKIRALAGTGQTVILITHRLASVRHADLVHVLEQGRLVESGTPDELLATGGVYAELYSLQAAQFTAKIPARATTRTPQVPAPKAG from the coding sequence ATGGGCTGGAACTCGCACGCGGACGCGTTCCTGGAGCTGAACTTCCGGGCCATGGTGACCCGTCTCCCGTCCCTGCTGACGGCCAGCTTCCGTCTCGCCTGGCAGGCCGACCGACGGGCCGCCCGGACCGTGCTGGCCGCCGAGGTGGGCCGCGGCCTGACGCAGGCCGTGAGTCTCCTGGCCGTCAACAGCGTGCTGGGCCGGCTGATCGGCGGCGGCGTCCTGGAGGACCGGTTGCGCGGCGCCGTCCCCGCCCTGGTGGTGATGGCCGCCGCGATGCTGGTCGGGGCGCTGCTGCGGGCCGCGTCGACCTACGCCACCGGGCGGCTGGAGCCCAAGGTGGAGCGGGTGGCGACCGAGCGCTATCTGGAGCGGGCGGCGACAGTGGAGCTGGCCGCGATCGAGGACCACGCCTTCCACAAGCTGCTGGACACCGCTCAGTACGGCGCCTCGTCCGCCCGGCGGATGATCTCGTACGCCACTCGTGTGGTGAACGCGATGATCTCGCTGATCGCGGCGGCGGGCGTGCTGACCGTGCTGCACCCCGCGCTGCTGCCGCTGCTGGTGACGATGACCTTGCCGAGCGCCTGGAGCGCGCTGACCATGGCCCGCCGGCGCTACGAGTCCTTCCACGCCTGGGTGCAGCACGCGCGCGCGGGGCGACTGCTCGGCGCCCTGCTGATCGAGCCGGAGGCCGCCCCGGAGATCCGCGTGCACGGTGTGGGCCCGTTCCTGCTGCGGCACTTCCGCGCGATGTCGGAGACGGCGGAGGCGGAGCAGGCCCGCCTCGCCCGGCTGGCGGCCCGTACGGGTCTGATCGCGGCGGCCTGGACGGGCCTGGCCACGGCGGCGACGTACGCCACGCTCGGCGGACTGCTGCTGGCGGGCGCGATGGCGCTGTCGGTGGCGGGGACGGCCGTGATCGCCATCCGCACCGGCTCGCAGAGCCTGGACACGCTGGTCGTGGAGGTGAACGCACTGCACGAGGAGGCGCTCTTCGTCGGCGACCTCCAGCGTCTTTACGTCGAGGCTGCCGAACGGGCGATCCCGGTGGGCGGGGTGGACCTGCCGGCCGAGCCGCGCGAGATCCGGTTCGAGAACGTCTCCTTCACCTACCCGGGAGACGCGACCCGTCCCGCCCTCGACGACGTGACCCTCAGCTTCCCGCTCGGCAAGATCGTGGCGCTGGTCGGCGAGAACGGCTCCGGCAAGACGACCCTGGTCAAGCTGCTGGCCGGGCTGTACGCCCCCGACGGGGGCCGGATCCTGTGGGACGACGTGGACGCTGCCACCGCCGACCGGCACCTGCTCGCAGAACGGGTCGCGATGGTCGCCCAGGACTTCAAGCGGTGGCCCTTCACCGCCCGCGTCAATGTGGCGGTCGGCCGTTCCTCGGCGCCGCTCACCGACGAGCGGCTCACGGAGGCGGTCGCGGAGGCCGGGGCCGAGGAGGTGGTCGTGGATCTGCCGCTTGGTCTGGACACCCTGCTGGCCCGCAACTTCAGCGGCGGCCACGAGCTGTCCGGAGGTCAGTGGCAGCGGCTGGGGATCGCCCGGGCCGCGTACCGGCGCGCACGCATCCTGATCGTGGACGAGCCGACGGCGGCCCTGGACGCCCGGGCGGAGCTGGAGGTCTTCGAGAAGATCCGCGCTCTGGCAGGCACCGGGCAGACCGTCATCCTGATCACCCACCGGCTGGCTTCCGTCCGGCACGCGGACCTGGTGCACGTTCTGGAGCAGGGCCGCCTGGTGGAGTCCGGGACACCGGACGAGCTACTGGCGACCGGCGGGGTCTACGCGGAGTTGTACTCGCTCCAGGCGGCACAGTTCACGGCGAAGATCCCTGCGCGGGCGACCACCCGGACGCCGCAGGTGCCGGCCCCGAAGGCGGGCTGA
- a CDS encoding endonuclease/exonuclease/phosphatase family protein: protein MLVGTWNLENLYRPGGPFGPKDKAAYEAKLAALAAVITELDPTLLGVQEIGEPEALQDLTEMLHGDWTVALSRHPDPRGIRVGFLSRTPLRVLSDTNGFPAKLRPVQSDDDGATVGQAGRGFLAVEADTEIGPLRVAVTHLKSKLLTYPGNRFQPHDEGERARYGAYALYRRAAEATTLRALADELLAGEGRERDVAVLGDLNDEVQAATTQILVGPPGSEIGAGGFQTPDRGDAVRLWNVAPLIPAEQRYSRINFGRRELIDHVLVSHRLVHRITKAGTGLPDDGAPRLPSVGPDPAERRGEPGSDHAPVWVRVG from the coding sequence ATGCTCGTAGGCACCTGGAACCTGGAGAACCTCTATCGTCCCGGCGGCCCGTTCGGCCCCAAGGACAAGGCCGCGTACGAGGCGAAACTGGCCGCCCTCGCCGCCGTGATCACAGAGCTCGACCCGACGCTGCTGGGTGTGCAGGAGATCGGGGAGCCGGAGGCGCTGCAGGACCTGACCGAGATGCTGCACGGCGACTGGACCGTCGCGCTCTCCCGGCACCCGGACCCCCGGGGCATCCGGGTCGGCTTCCTCAGCCGTACGCCGTTGCGGGTGCTGTCGGACACGAACGGCTTCCCGGCGAAGCTGCGTCCGGTGCAGTCGGACGACGACGGGGCGACGGTGGGGCAGGCGGGCCGCGGCTTCCTGGCGGTGGAGGCGGACACGGAGATCGGGCCGCTGCGGGTGGCGGTCACCCACCTCAAGTCGAAGCTGCTGACGTATCCGGGCAACCGCTTCCAACCGCACGACGAGGGCGAGCGGGCACGGTACGGGGCGTACGCGCTCTACCGGCGGGCGGCGGAGGCGACGACCCTGCGGGCCCTGGCCGACGAGCTGCTGGCAGGCGAGGGCCGGGAGCGGGACGTGGCGGTGCTGGGCGACCTGAACGACGAGGTGCAGGCGGCGACCACCCAGATCCTGGTGGGCCCGCCCGGCTCGGAGATCGGCGCCGGCGGCTTCCAGACGCCCGACCGGGGCGACGCGGTCCGGTTGTGGAACGTGGCCCCGCTCATACCCGCCGAGCAGCGCTACTCCCGCATAAACTTCGGCCGCCGCGAACTCATCGACCACGTCCTGGTCAGCCACCGCCTCGTCCACCGGATCACGAAGGCGGGCACGGGCCTGCCGGACGACGGGGCGCCGCGGCTGCCCTCGGTGGGACCGGATCCGGCGGAGCGGCGCGGGGAGCCGGGGTCGGATCACGCACCGGTGTGGGTGCGGGTGGGATAG